In Sphingomonas sp. KC8, the sequence CGCAAGCCGCAGGATGGCCGGGGCGATATCCTGCGCATGCAGCGGCCGTTCGGTCCGCCGCGTAACACTTTGCAGCATCGCGAGCTGGCCCGGCGCGTCGTGGATATAGCCCCGGCACTGATCGAGATAAGGCCGGTCGACCTGCGTGGTGATCAGCATCACCGGCGACGAAGCATAGCCCGCTTCGTACAGCCCGGTGACGGCGTTGCTGGTGCCCGGCCCGGTGCTGACGATCGCCACGCCCAGCTTGCCCGTCGCGCGGGCATAGCCGTCTGCGGCGTGCACCGCGCCTGCCTCGTTCCGCGCGCCCACGGTGCGGATCTGGTTCGACCGCGAAAGCGCCTCGTACAGCGCCAGATTATGCTGGCTGGGTATGCCGAACACACACTCCACACCCAGCGCCTCAAGCGCCGCCCGCGCGGCTTCGCCGCCGGTGATTGTTTCAGTCATACCATACCCCTGATTTTATATAGAAAATGGCGTTTGCCGCAGCCATCAGGCCGCGATTGCCTGCGCTTCCAGCGTGTCGCCGTCGCCGCTTTCGTCGGTGATCCATTTCACCATGCGGCGCAGCGGTTCGATGCCATCCTGCGGGCCGGGTGCCTGCAGCAAGGTCGCCGCCCCGCCCAGGGACACCAGCCGCTGCGCGCCCTGAAATGCCAGCCGGTCGCGCAATTCCTGCTTCAAGGCGTCGGGGTAGATGCCGATCGTCTGGGTATAGCTGTTGACCGAACGCACCGCCGTTTCCAGATCGTCGACCGGCACGATATTGGCCACCCGGCACGCCAGCATCCGCGCGAAATCCACCGGCTGGGCCGATCGCGACACGATCACCGCACCTTCGTTGCTGCGCCCGCCGAACACGCGATATTCATCGTCGACGAACGCCAGCGCCGCCAGTTCGGCCTTCAATTCCGGGTCGAACGCCTTGTGCGGCGTGCTCAGATATTCGGGCAGGCCCTGCAACGCTTCGAACGTCAGCGCCGCCAGCCGATCGGCACGGGCGATGCCGTCTGCATCGGTGCCGGATTCGACGTGGATCACGCGGGCGTTGACGCAGCCTTCCTGGTTCATCGCGCCGATATCCACCGCCAGCCGGCGGGCAACCGCACGCAACGTGGTTTCATCAGCAAAGGCTTGCCGGCCGATCAACGATCCCGAATGCTTGGGATCAAGCGTGATGAGGTCCAGCCCCGGCTGGATATATCGGGTGACATGCTTGATCCCGGCAAATCCACCCCACGCGACGATCTTTTCGATCCGGCGGGGATCGTACAGCGCCGCTTCGATCCGCTCGTCCCCGCCCTTCCAATAAGCGACCGAAACATGCCGCGTGATCGGATGGTCGGGCGCCATTTCGATCATCGTGCGCACCACCGCCGCGGTCGTCAGCGGATCGTTCGACGGCGTCTTGATGATCGCGTCGGACCGGGTGATCGCGTTGCGGATCACCGTCGTCACGCCCACCACCGGCACATTGCCGGCAATGATATGGACGGCGCGGGCGCCCAGCGCGCGGATCCGCACGCTTGTGCCGGCCTGCGCCGATGGCGGCTGTTCCACCCAGCCTTCCAGATAATCCACGCCGATCGTGCGTTCGGCGATCGCCCGCACGGAATCGGGCGTGAAATAATGCGGGATCATCCCGAAATGATAACGCAGGATCGAATCCGACAGCCCCGACGTCAGCCGCGACAATTCATACGCTTCCTGCAACCACGCATTGCGGGCGGGATCGAGCCGCTGGCCCAGTCGATCGAGGAAATCGACGATCTCCGTGAACGACATGCCATACAGATCGGCCATCGCCGAGGGCAACGCCAGCGGCAGGCGATCGATATGCCGCGACACATCCGGCGTGGTGAAGCTGGCGCCGCCGCGACGGCCGCCAAATTCGATCGGATCGCTTTCGATGATGTCGCCGCGCAGCAGCAGGGGAACCGAATAGGCCATTGTCAGGCTGTCCTTTCCAGAAGGAAGTCGATCGCGCGGTCATGCGCCTCGGGCGCGCCGGCACAGTTGATCTTGTCGTCGCCATTCTTGATGTCGCTGAAACGCGCGATATCCGGCTCGATATGCGGCCCGCCCCGTCCGCAGGCGCAGGGCGCATCGAACCCGCCCATCGTCACCTGATCGCCGGTGACGATGCCGCCCCAATAGCTGTCGGGCAGCAGGTCCATCAGCGCCAGCCGGCCGGTCTGGCGGCCTTCGCGCGGCAGCGGTTCGCCGGTTTCGGGGTCGAGCACAAACGGCACCACGACCGGCGGGAAGTGGTAATTGCCCGCTTCGCACCGCGGCGCATTGGCCATCAGTTCGCTCATCCCGAAAAATTCGAGGTGCCGGTCGAAGCCCAAAAATTCGAAGATCGTCTCGCGATAATTATCGGGCAGCACCCGCCCCTTCGATCCGCCACCCGACGTAAGCACCGAATTGGGGCCGAACACCCCCTTGATCCCGCGCCGCAGCCCTTCTTCGGCCCATTCGAACAGGATCGGCCACACCGCGAACAGGAACACGTCCTGCCCGGCAAAGCGGTCCTTCGCGTCTTCGAAGAACCGATCCATGTCCGCCGCCCGATTGGCTTCACGCGCGGCGAATTCGGCACGCCTGGCGATCAGCCCCGCCGGGAGCGTCAGTTCACCCGCCTCGCCGCGCGCCTCGGCCGCGCGCAGCCGCCCGGCCAGCGACGCGACATCCGCGCTGAAATAGGCATCCGGGTACAAAAACAGCGCGGTGCCGCCGCCATACAGGTCGGCCATCAGGTTCATGCCGCGCGCGATCGCGCTCGCGCCATGGCGATAGGATGGCGCGATCAGCGGCATATGATCGACCAGCAGGTCCGGCCCCGATCCCGCGCCATGCAGATCGCGGATGCAATTGGCGTTGATCGTCGTCGCGATGCGCAGATGATCGCGGGTGCGCGGGATCATCGAAAGCTTGCCCGACGTGCCGAAGGTGTGGATCGGCGCCAGCGTGCTGCCGCGCTCCAGCGCCGCGATCCAGTCGTCGATCGTCTCGACATCCGTCAGGTCGACACCGGAAAGATCTTCGGACGTCAGCGACGCCAGCCACTTCGTCAGCCGATCAAACCGGCCCTGCTCCAGAAACGACAAGGGATAGGATTTGTACACGGTGTGCGGGAACAGCAGCGGGACGATATCGTCGATCGCGCCGATCTCCTCGATACCATTGTCCTCCGCCAGCCGGGCCAGTGCCGGAATGCGGCTTTTCAGCGCGTCGAAACGCAGCCGGATGGCCGCCAGCTGGGCTTCCTCCCGCTCCGCATCGGACAGTGCAAAGCCGGCATCATAAGGCACATTCACAAATGCTTGCGGATCACGGCCGATCAGCCCGACGAGTTCCGTCATCTCCATATCCTCATCCTCGGTCATCTTATGCTTCTTGCGTTCAGCGTGCAGCGTGCTTCACGCATCCACCCGCGCCATTGCCATGTCGAAATCCGCAAAATCGGGCGCATCCATCGCCTCGGCGAAACGGTCGTAGCTCCATGGCCAGGTCATCGGCACGCCATTGGCGTCGAGATACCAGCTTGAACAGCCGGACGCGAAGATCGTGCCCTTGGCGGCCGTGATCCGCGCCTCTTCATACCGGTCCATCGCCGCGTCGGACACGCAGATTTCCGAACATTCTCCGCTGGCGATCCGGTCGATCAACTGGCTGATGAAACCCCATTGCCGTTCGGCGACATCGATCAGCGAAAAATTGCCAACCGGCGCGGTCGGCCCGTTCAGGAAGAACAGGTTGGGGAAATCGGGCAGCGAAATCGCCATATAGGCCGTCGGATGGGTCGCCCATATGGTATCGAGCGAACGACCGTTGCGCCCTTCCACCACGGCCGGGCGGATGAACCGGTCGCTGCGGAACCCGGTCGCGTAGATCAGCACGTCGAGTTCATGGAGCACACCATCGCGGGTGCGCACGCCCTGCGGCTCGATCCGTTCGATCGCGTCGGTGACGATATCGACGTCATGCGCCTGCACCTTGGCATAATAATCGGGCGAATAGATCAGCCGCTTGCACGCCGCGCGATAGGTGGGGCGCAGCTTTTCGCGCAGGATCGGATCATGGACATCGCGTTCCAGATGTTCGCGGACGATCGTCTCGATGATCGCGATCTCTTCGGAATCGGCCTTGATGATGCCGGCGCTGAACCGGCGGACATTCGCCTGATATTCTTCGTTATAGCGGATCGCATCGATCAGCGCGGGATCGCGGCGGAAGGCGGCGCGCTCTTCATCGCTGTACGGCATGTTGGGAACCGGCATGATCCACTGCGGCGATCGCTGGAAATGCTGCAACTTGCTGGCGCGCGCGCCCAGCGCCGATACCAGTTGCACCCCCGTCGATCCGCTGCCGATGATGCCAATGCGGCGGCCATCCAGTGCGATGCTGTCGTCCCAGCGTGCGCTGTGCGCGGCGTCACCGGCGAAGCTGTCGATCCCGTCGATATCAGGCATGCGGATATGGTGGAGCACGCCGGTTGCGGCGATGACGACATCGGCATCCAGCCGCAGGCCGGCGCGCGTCCCGATCCGCCACGCACCATTTTCGAACACCAGACTGTCGACTTCCTGGCCGTAGCGGATGATCGCATGCAGATCATGGTCCGCCGCCACCCGTTCGAAATAATCCTGGATTTCCGGGCCGGGGGCCAGGTGGGCGCTCCATTCGGCGTTCGGCGCGAACGAATAGGTGTAAGCGTGCGATGGCACGTCGCAGGTCAGCCCCGGATAGCGATTTTCGCGCCATGTGCCGCCAACCGCATCGGCCTTTTCCAGCACGGTGACATGGCGATAACCCGCATCGCGCAGGCGAATCGCGGCAAGCATGCCCGCCATCCCTGCGCCGATCACCACATGCCGCAGATCGAGATTGGTTTGCACGGCCGCCTACTCCCATTGGTCCAACTTTATTGGAAATGAGAATGGACGTCCGTACCGATGGGGGCATCATGCAAATGCGTGATCCCGCCATCCGACGCACAATTTCCCTCCGCCGGCAGGTTCACTCGTCGAGCTGGGGTTCCCACGGCACGCCATTGATATGGCCGCCGCCATCCACGAACAACGTGTTGCCGGTCATGTACCGGCTGTCGTCCGATGCCAGGAACACCGCGACCGGGCCGATATCGCGTTCGGGATCGCCCACCCAGCCCATCGGCACGGCTTTTGCCACGGTCGCCGCATTGTCCGGGCTCATCGAAACAAAGCGTTCATAGGCCGCTGATGCAGCACCGGGGCAGATCACGTTGGCGGTGATGCCGTGCCGCGCCCATTCGCGCGCCGCCGTGCGGGTCAGCGCCCGCAGCGCTTCCTTCGACACATTATATTCCGCCGAATAGAGATGCGCGTTCACCCCGTTCAGCGAACACATGTTGATGATCCGGCCCCAACCGCGATCGCGCATCTGGGGGAACAGCGCCTGCATCGCCCAGAAGGCCGGCCACAACGCCATTTGCAGGCCGCCGGCCATCACCGCCTCGGTCTTGGCTTCCAGCCGCGCCGGTTGCGATCCGCCCCACGCATTGTTGACGAGGATATCGATCGCGCCGAACCGCGCCACACCCGCATCGATCGCGCCCAGCACCTGATCGCGTTCGCGCACGTCGGTCGCCACCGCCAGGCTCTGCACCCCGAAATCATCGCGCAGCGCCTGCGCGGTGCGTTCGCCAAGGTCCGCCTGCCAGTCGGCGATGATGATCGACGCGCCTTCGGCCGCCATGCGCCGCGCCATGCCCCGGCCAATCCCTTCGCCACCGCCGGTAATCAGCGCGGTCCGGCCCACCAGCCGCCCTTGCGATTGCTGCATTCCATCCATCCTCTCTGTTGCGGCCCCGCTTGCGGCTCACGCCACCGCAACGACCGTCGACATTTCGATCTCAAGCCCCGCCAGCGCCAGCCGCTCAACCCCGATCACCGACGAAGCATTGGCCGGAAATGGTTGCCCGTCCAGTGCGATGGCCATCGCCGCCGAAAATGCCTGAAACTTCGCATCGGTCAGCCCGACGATGTAGAATGTCATGCTCACCACATCCGCCGGCGTCGCCCCCAGCGCAGCGAGCGCGTGGGCGACATTGGCAAAGGCATGGATCACCTGATCGTGAAACCCATCGCCCTGTAGCTGGAAGTTCGCGTCCAGCGCGGTCTGGCCGGCAATGTAAGCCAGCCGTTTTCCTGCCGGCGGCACCGATATCTGGGCAAAGCCGTCCAGCTTGAACAGGCTGTCGGGGTTGATGTGGGTGACGCTCATCAGGCAGCCCCCCGCAGCTGGCGCAGGAACCCGCGCACATCATCGACGAACAATCCGGGCTGCTCCATCGCCGCGAAATGGCCGCCCCTGGGCGGTTCGGTCCAGCGCACGACGTTATAGCTTTTCTCCGCCGTGCTGCGCGGAAAGCGGCCCAGTTCGCCGGGGAAATCGGCCACCGCCACCGGCTTGGTCACGCGCGCGCCGGCGGGCACCTGTTCGTCCGCCACCCCGCGATACAGCCATGCCGCCGTCCCGAATGTTTCGGTGACGAGGTAGATCATCACATTGTCGATAATCTGGTCGCGCGTATAGGCCGACCACAGATCGCCATCCTTGAGTTGCGACCATGTATGGAATTTCTCGACGATCCACGCCGCCACCCCCAGCGGGCTATCGGCCATCGCATGATCCAGGGTCACCGGCTTGGTCGATTGGATCGCCATATAGCCGCCTTCCACCCGCCACACATTGTGCAGGTTCTGCGCCGCCGCGATTTCCTCGGGTGTTTCGGGCTTGGCGTCCGGGTTGGTCCAGCCGAAGGTAAAATTCAGGTGGATCGCGCTGCACCCTTCGCCTTCATAGCCCAGCCAGCCCGAAACCGCCGATCCCCAGTCGCCGCCCTGCGCCACATAATCGCTATAACCCAGTTCCTCGCGCATCAATATGTCATAGGCGCGGGCGATGGTGCGCGGGCCGATCGGCTTGGCGGGCTTGGATGAAAAGCCGTAACCGATCAGCGATGGCACGACGATCGACACCGCATCGGCCGGATCGCCGCCGAATTTCGCCGGATCGGTCAGCGGTTCGATCACCTCCATGAATTCGACGAACGAACCCGGCCAGCCATGGGTGACGATCATCGGCTTGGGGTTCGGCCCCTTGCCCGGCACATGGATGAAATGGATGTCATAGGGGTTGGCATCCACCTCGATCCGCGCGTGGAAATGCGGGAAACGGTTCATCCATGCTTCGCGGGCGCGCCAATCATACTGGTTCAGCCAATATTCAACCAGCGCGCGCATCTCCGGCACGCTCGCGCCATAGGCCCACGGATCGCCCGTCGCCTGTGTCGGCCAGTTCGCATCGCGCAGGCGCCGGGCGATCCAGTCCAGCTTTTCCTGCGGTACGGATATGGTGAACGGCGTGATGGTCATGCTTCGGATTCCCCAACGGATCGGCTGTCGGGAACCAAAACTATAGCGCGCTATAAAAAGTACAAGCCGGGCAAATCGGTGAGGGGTAGCCGGCCCTCACGCGTAAACCCCATCAGAAGCAGGAAAGGCGTGCCAC encodes:
- a CDS encoding acyl-CoA reductase; translated protein: MAYSVPLLLRGDIIESDPIEFGGRRGGASFTTPDVSRHIDRLPLALPSAMADLYGMSFTEIVDFLDRLGQRLDPARNAWLQEAYELSRLTSGLSDSILRYHFGMIPHYFTPDSVRAIAERTIGVDYLEGWVEQPPSAQAGTSVRIRALGARAVHIIAGNVPVVGVTTVIRNAITRSDAIIKTPSNDPLTTAAVVRTMIEMAPDHPITRHVSVAYWKGGDERIEAALYDPRRIEKIVAWGGFAGIKHVTRYIQPGLDLITLDPKHSGSLIGRQAFADETTLRAVARRLAVDIGAMNQEGCVNARVIHVESGTDADGIARADRLAALTFEALQGLPEYLSTPHKAFDPELKAELAALAFVDDEYRVFGGRSNEGAVIVSRSAQPVDFARMLACRVANIVPVDDLETAVRSVNSYTQTIGIYPDALKQELRDRLAFQGAQRLVSLGGAATLLQAPGPQDGIEPLRRMVKWITDESGDGDTLEAQAIAA
- a CDS encoding flavin-containing monooxygenase, with protein sequence MQTNLDLRHVVIGAGMAGMLAAIRLRDAGYRHVTVLEKADAVGGTWRENRYPGLTCDVPSHAYTYSFAPNAEWSAHLAPGPEIQDYFERVAADHDLHAIIRYGQEVDSLVFENGAWRIGTRAGLRLDADVVIAATGVLHHIRMPDIDGIDSFAGDAAHSARWDDSIALDGRRIGIIGSGSTGVQLVSALGARASKLQHFQRSPQWIMPVPNMPYSDEERAAFRRDPALIDAIRYNEEYQANVRRFSAGIIKADSEEIAIIETIVREHLERDVHDPILREKLRPTYRAACKRLIYSPDYYAKVQAHDVDIVTDAIERIEPQGVRTRDGVLHELDVLIYATGFRSDRFIRPAVVEGRNGRSLDTIWATHPTAYMAISLPDFPNLFFLNGPTAPVGNFSLIDVAERQWGFISQLIDRIASGECSEICVSDAAMDRYEEARITAAKGTIFASGCSSWYLDANGVPMTWPWSYDRFAEAMDAPDFADFDMAMARVDA
- a CDS encoding SDR family NAD(P)-dependent oxidoreductase, whose amino-acid sequence is MQQSQGRLVGRTALITGGGEGIGRGMARRMAAEGASIIIADWQADLGERTAQALRDDFGVQSLAVATDVRERDQVLGAIDAGVARFGAIDILVNNAWGGSQPARLEAKTEAVMAGGLQMALWPAFWAMQALFPQMRDRGWGRIINMCSLNGVNAHLYSAEYNVSKEALRALTRTAAREWARHGITANVICPGAASAAYERFVSMSPDNAATVAKAVPMGWVGDPERDIGPVAVFLASDDSRYMTGNTLFVDGGGHINGVPWEPQLDE
- a CDS encoding RidA family protein, translating into MSVTHINPDSLFKLDGFAQISVPPAGKRLAYIAGQTALDANFQLQGDGFHDQVIHAFANVAHALAALGATPADVVSMTFYIVGLTDAKFQAFSAAMAIALDGQPFPANASSVIGVERLALAGLEIEMSTVVAVA
- a CDS encoding epoxide hydrolase family protein, with amino-acid sequence MTITPFTISVPQEKLDWIARRLRDANWPTQATGDPWAYGASVPEMRALVEYWLNQYDWRAREAWMNRFPHFHARIEVDANPYDIHFIHVPGKGPNPKPMIVTHGWPGSFVEFMEVIEPLTDPAKFGGDPADAVSIVVPSLIGYGFSSKPAKPIGPRTIARAYDILMREELGYSDYVAQGGDWGSAVSGWLGYEGEGCSAIHLNFTFGWTNPDAKPETPEEIAAAQNLHNVWRVEGGYMAIQSTKPVTLDHAMADSPLGVAAWIVEKFHTWSQLKDGDLWSAYTRDQIIDNVMIYLVTETFGTAAWLYRGVADEQVPAGARVTKPVAVADFPGELGRFPRSTAEKSYNVVRWTEPPRGGHFAAMEQPGLFVDDVRGFLRQLRGAA